From the genome of Candidozyma auris chromosome 2, complete sequence, one region includes:
- the GEA2 gene encoding Arf family guanine nucleotide exchange factor GEA2, protein MFSKSPTPINPRSLAPAASLQPHPPYSFQHASIDPITLVINECMVISSAMRKMHRWHQTGVAAILGGGELFGEEDGLSNLGLSSSHLGSAVSTPRISNGGTANPAASSNPLHSSFLQLRAILTETSDINSVDSLTILQPFLLAVESSSTSGNVTALALSAINKFIDYGVIGWHSKNIQNSLIQITSSLTHCRLEAADQNSDDSVLLKVLRLLESIVDSAFSKLLPNAVVSEVIQTCLSLACNKKRSEVLRRAAEMAMVSMTIRVFSRLRELTPERTHVEDIPPSNYAENQLPADVIGGTNSSANDTSAVDESSPKDTDLKPPTVDLAPKSPKRKPSMTDETEPQFDIACINEFFAILISMISPSNQYQHMESTRVFALSLINIAIEVSGSEIPKHPSLMGLIADPVSKDVLQIITVTDSPPLLSAALRLFSTMAILLGSHIKSQIELTFNLLFHSILPRESSKDNTIKGNKMSISTRIASSKEAIVESLSLLWIRSPQFFSSLFVDFDCDFERFNMAADFVAFLCKLALPEAAVISTDNVPPICLEGILSLIAGINDRIKTSGGKNTVTSHGPHQLLLDKEKKTAFVRCTEIFNDSPKKGVAAFAEKNFLKDPDDTKELASLLFHKSARLNKKILGEFLAKPANVELLREFMNLFEFAGLRVDEALRLLLKSFRLPGESQQIERIVELFAEAYVECQKSFSPEDVSEEEKSEPVNPDRDAVFVLSYSIIMLNTDLHNPQVKRQMDFDSYKRNLKGVNNGKDFPEWYLSKIYNSIRDREIIMPEEHHGTDKWFDDVWHNLISSQTNVSHERDVSLESIDISTLGQFDRVFFEGSVDIIIETLIKVFKEASDDNIITKLMSSIDKCANICIHYNLTKHVNHLIEELTLITRLTEKVYPAPHPDENIRRDIPITQITIEKKEGVLSISDMAVYFGRDFKAQLASVVLFRLIKKSDCKVSKSWDGVIKIILTLFENCLINPNLFCEFQKKVSLPPLTKVKPRYIIQGAKPLNNSGILSTFSSFLKGYSDEPPEPTDQEIESTLSTIDCVRSINVPGIFDTVSKGSQDELTEFVEILLNNLPTYSEEKKRYFESEVLFLFEVVVCFSLIVSEFAVTNKLISKLNEYMKAHVSKKGYMRLATYLFLLARQSNVSHEVEAAQALDHINTFDREIVTKHCASLVKSLFSLVDQESKSRTLIQRESFWDFLKVAASSPGFADDVLDFVGAIVQESSDEVSDQNHILLLGLLDEVSSLGAAGAQWEQAKDHGRPVEKSKLAEGTEESSNVRKLIVISKRSIDHTGLLGSSSKKLSYPLIQALAHQCFNPCREVRSHAIKVLQNTLLSGSLNENFTALGIYEYGLFPLLAELEKEEVILTDKKGFPETHSQILNLVSKVFLHHHHELKEEERKTVWLGIVNHFVRVNLMNSDQEKSFVKESSMEVMKNMILVLNNEFLVQENKELWTETWKNLEQVYPGLEKELPEKSAEV, encoded by the coding sequence ATGTTTTCGAAATCTCCAACACCCATCAACCCACGCAGCTTGGCGCCCGCTGCCTCCCTCCAACCTCACCCGCCTTATTCTTTTCAGCATGCCTCCATTGACCCAATCACTTTGGTGATCAACGAATGTATGGTGATTTCGTCTGCTATGCGCAAGATGCATAGATGGCATCAAACAGGTGTGGCTGCCATTCTTGGTGGCGGAGAattgtttggagaagaggaCGGCTTGTCGAACTTGGGTCTTTCATCGTCTCATTTGGGGCTGGCAGTTTCTACTCCTCGAATTTCAAACGGGGGCACGGCAAACCCAGCTGCCAGTTCGAACCCCTTGCACTCTAGTTTCTTGCAATTACGTGCTATTCTCACGGAGACTTCCGATATTAATTCGGTGGACTCGCTAACGATTCTTCAACCCTTCTTATTGGCTGTGGAGTCGAGCTCTACGTCGGGAAACGTCACTGCGTTGGCGCTTAgtgccatcaacaagttcataGACTACGGCGTGATCGGTTGGCATTCGAAGAACATTCAGAATTCGCTCATACAAATTACAAGTTCTTTAACTCACTGCAGGCTCGAGGCAGCTGACCAGAACTCAGATGATTCTGTCCTTCTAAAGGTTTTACGATTGTTGGAGTCAATTGTCGATTCTGCCTTCTCGAAATTGCTTCCAAATGCTGTGGTTTCCGAGGTGATACAAACTTGCTTGTCTCTCGCTTGCAACAAGAAACGCTCAGAGGTTCTTCGAAGGGCCGCTGAGATGGCCATGGTGTCCATGACCATAAGGGTATTCCTGCGTCTTCGTGAACTAACCCCAGAGAGAACTCACGTGGAGGATATTCCTCCTAGTAACTACGCCGAAAACCAATTACCTGCTGACGTCATAGGCGGAACAAACTCATCTGCTAATGACACGAGTGCTGTGGATGAgtcttctccaaaagaCACCGACTTGAAACCCCCGACAGTTGATCTTGCCCCAAAATCTCCGAAGAGAAAACCTTCCATGACAGACGAAACGGAGCCTCAATTCGATATCGCTTGCATCAATGAGTTCTTCGCAATCTTGATCTCAATGATCTCCCCCTCAAACCAATACCAGCACATGGAAAGCACTCGTGTGTTTGCTTTGCTGCTCATAAACATTGCTATAGAAGTATCGGGCTCCGAAATCCCGAAACATCCCTCATTGATGGGTCTCATCGCTGACCCTGTTTCCAAGGACGTGCTACAAATCATTACGGTCACAGACTCTCCTCCTTTGTTATCAGCTGCATTGAGACTATTCTCCACCATGGCTATTCTACTTGGCTCTCATATCAAATCTCAAATTGAATTGaccttcaatttgttgtttCACTCCATCTTGCCTCGAGAATCATCCAAAGACAACACCATCAAAGGGAACAAGATGTCTATCTCTACACGCATTGCGTCATCCAAGGAGGCTATTGTCGAATCCCTTTCCTTGCTTTGGATCCGCTCGCCGCAATTTTTCTCCCTGTTGTTCGTTGATTTCGACTGTGACTTTGAGAGATTTAACATGGCCGCCGATTTTGTCGCCTTCTTATGCAAGCTAGCTCTTCCTGAAGCTGCAGTTATATCAACCGATAACGTCCCACCCATATGCTTGGAAGGAATTCTTTCGTTGATTGCTGGCATCAACGATCGGATAAAGACATCAGGTGGTAAGAACACAGTGACAAGCCATGGTCCTCATCAGCTTCTACTtgacaaagagaagaagactgcTTTCGTTCGCTGTACAGAGATCTTCAACGACAGTCCAAAAAAGGGAGTGGCTGCTTTTGCAGAGaaaaatttcttgaaagatCCCGATGACACGAAGGAGCTTGCGTCCCTTCTATTCCACAAGTCTGCTCGCCTCAATAAGAAAATCCTTGGTGAATTCCTTGCCAAGCCTGCGAACGTAGAGCTTTTGCGTGAGTTCATGAACCTCTTTGAGTTCGCTGGCTTGAGAGTTGACGAAGCTTTGCGACTTCTTCTTAAGTCATTCCGTCTACCTGGTGAATCGCAGCAAATTGAGAGAATTGTCGAGCTTTTTGCAGAGGCGTATGTTGAATGCCAAAAGTCATTTTCACCCGAAGATGTtagcgaagaagagaagagtgAACCAGTGAATCCTGATAGAGATGCTGTATTTGTCTTGTCTTACTCGATTATCATGTTAAATACAGATTTGCATAACCCTCAAGTGAAGAGACAAATGGATTTCGATTCctacaaaagaaacttGAAGGGTGTCAACAATGGGAAGGACTTCCCTGAATGGTATCTCTCGAAAATCTACAACTCAATTCGTGACAGGGAAATCATCATGCCGGAAGAACATCATGGTACCGACAAGTGGTTCGATGATGTGTGGCATAACTTGATATCGTCGCAAACAAATGTAAGTCATGAAAGAGATGTCTCGTTAGAATCCATTGACATCAGCACATTGGGCCAATTCGACAGAGTTTTTTTCGAGGGTTCTGTGGATATCATTATAGAGACGCTAATCAAAGTCTTTAAGGAGGCTTCAGACGACAACATTATCACAAAGCTAATGTCTTCGATCGACAAGTGTGCCAATATTTGCATACACTATAATCTCACCAAGCATGTGAACCACCttattgaagaattgacCTTAATTACGCGTCTTACTGAGAAGGTTTACCCAGCACCACATCCTGACGAAAATATTCGTCGCGACATCCCAATAACCCAAATCACCAtcgagaaaaaagaaggtgttcTAAGCATCAGTGATATGGCCGTGTATTTCGGCCGTGACTTTAAAGCGCAGTTGGCCTCTGTTGTACTTTTTCGATTGATTAAAAAGTCAGACTGCAAGGTTAGTAAATCGTGGGATGGCGTCATCAAGATTATCTTGACCCTTTTTGAAAACTGTTTGATCAATCCTAATCTCTTCTGCGAGTTCCAGAAAAAGGTGAGCTTGCCTCCATTGACAAAAGTCAAACCACGTTACATCATTCAAGGGGCAAAACCGCTCAACAACTCAGGCATTTTGTCGACTTTCTCATCGTTTTTGAAAGGTTATTCTGATGAGCCTCCAGAGCCTACGGATCAAGAAATCGAATCAACTTTGTCCACAATTGATTGTGTGAGATCCATTAATGTTCCTGGTATCTTTGATACCGTCTCTAAAGGTTCTCAAGATGAACTTACAGAGTTTGTCGAGATTCTTTTGAACAATTTGCCAACTTACTCagaggaaaagaaacgtTACTTTGAATCCGAGGTACTATTCTTGTTTGAGGTTGTTGTGTGCTTCTCCTTAATTGTTAGTGAGTTTGCTGTGACTAACAAGCTCATTTCGAAATTGAATGAGTACATGAAGGCTCATGTTTCCAAGAAAGGGTACATGAGACTCGCGACGtatctcttcttgttggcaAGACAAAGCAACGTGAGTCATGAGGTAGAGGCAGCACAAGCTCTTGATCACATCAATACCTTCGATAGAGAGATTGTCACGAAACATTGTGCGTCTCTTGTTAAATCCTTGTTTTCACTTGTTGACCAGGAGTCGAAACTGAGAACTTTGATACAAAGAGAGAGTTTTTGGGACTTTCTTAAGGTCGCTGCATCTTCTCCAGGCTTCGCTGACGACGTGTTGGACTTTGTGGGAGCTATTGTTCAAGAATCTTCCGACGAGGTATCAGACCAAAATCACATTTTGCTCCTAGGCTTGCTTGATGAGGTCTCGTCACTTGGGGCAGCAGGTGCGCAGTGGGAACAGGCCAAAGATCACGGCAGGCCAGTTGAGAAAAGTAAACTCGCTGAAGGAACTGAAGAGAGCAGCAATGTCAGAAAGCTCATCGTAATTTCGAAGAGATCAATTGATCACACTGGCCTATTAGGAAGTTCTAGCAAGAAGCTCTCCTATCCGCTCATTCAGGCATTGGCACACCAGTGCTTCAACCCATGCAGAGAGGTGCGCTCGCACGCCATAAAGGTTTTGCAAAACACCTTACTCTCCGGAAGCTTGAATGAGAACTTCACAGCCTTGGGAATATATGAGTATGGTTTGTTTCCACTTCTTGCAgagcttgagaaggaggaggtgATTCTCACTGATAAGAAAGGTTTTCCGGAAACACATTCGCAGATTTTAAACTTGGTGAGCAAGGtatttcttcaccatcatcatgaGCTtaaggaagaggagagaaAGACAGTGTGGCTAGGAATTGTCAACCACTTTGTTAGAGTTAATTTGATGAACTCTGACCAAGAAAAGAGTTTCGTGAAGGAATCCAGCATGgaggtgatgaagaacatGATCTTGGTCTTAAACAACGAGTTCCTTGTACAGGAAAACAAAGAACTTTGGACGGAAACATGGAAGAATCTCGAGCAGGTGTATCCCgggcttgaaaaagaactTCCTGAAAAATCAGCAGAAGTATAA
- a CDS encoding peptidylprolyl isomerase: protein MRVEEVLPKVYLDIAVGEKDVGRIVAELYSNRAPSTVDAFLENLHTYKGHHFDRAIKNFMIQCDNGNSNNESKLEIENVNDKFDQPFLLALAGNSVSQFFITTSKSQHLQGKHTCFGRVIRGKSIIREIENVKTGKEYNPVEPVKITGCGTWEVDDPVPIYNACYEEVAGDVYEEYPDDDSHIDKESSASVYRAATAIKNAGGEIFKRGDPQNAFIKYRKALRYVMEYFPDPDEEPDYFAKYTELKKKIYLNMSLATLKLEQYPKCLDYCEYLLAMVLTQQEKAKTFFRKGSASLELRKFEDAISSLKEAQRLAPEDKAITTKLTRAEELLRAKKKAEKDKYAKMFR from the coding sequence ATGAGGGTAGAGGAGGTGCTACCCAAAGTGTATTTAGACATAGCTGTCGGTGAAAAAGATGTGGGAAGAATTGTTGCTGAGCTCTACCTGAACAGAGCTCCTTCAACGGTGGACGCTTTTCTAGAAAACTTGCACACTTATAAAGGGCACCACTTCGATAGGGCCATCAAAAACTTCATGATCCAATGTGACAATGGCAATTCAAACAATGAAAGCAAACTCGAAATAGAAAATGTGAACGATAAATTCGACCAGCCATTCCTCTTGGCATTGGCGGGAAACTCTGTTTCTCAATTTTTCATTACAACAAGTAAGTCTCAGCATCTACAGGGGAAACATACCTGTTTCGGTAGAGTAATCAGGGGAAAGTCAATTATAAGAGAGATAGAAAATGTCAAGACTGGCAAAGAATATAATCCTGTGGAACCAGTGAAAATAACTGGTTGTGGGACCTGGGAAGTAGATGATCCGGTGCCCATTTATAATGCATGCTACGAAGAAGTGGCTGGAGATGTTTACGAGGAGTATCCCGACGATGATAGTCATATTGACAAAGAGTCGTCTGCATCTGTTTACAGAGCTGCAACAGCAATCAAAAATGCCGGTGGtgaaatcttcaagagagGTGATCCTCAGAATGCTTTCATTAAGTACAGAAAGGCCTTGAGGTACGTGATGGAATATTTCCCCGATCCGGATGAGGAGCCAGACtattttgcaaaatataCCGAActaaagaagaagatttaCCTCAACATGTCTCTTGCGACGTTGAAGCTCGAGCAATACCCCAAGTGCCTAGACTACTGTGAATACCTACTTGCGATGGTACTTACACAGCAGGAAAAGGCAAAGACGTTTTTTAGAAAAGGAAGCGCTAGCTTAGAGCTACGAAAGTTTGAAGAtgcaatttcttcactcaAAGAGGCGCAAAGGTTGGCTCCTGAGGATAAAGCCATAACCACAAAGCTTACCAGAGCGGAGGAATTATTGAgggccaagaagaaggccgAAAAGGACAAATACGCCAAAATGTTTCGATAA
- the RPL4B gene encoding 60S ribosomal protein uL4, which translates to MSTRPQVSIVSAKGEKTSSQLPLPAVFNAPIRADLVHSVFVRVNKNKRQAYAVSEKAGHQTSAESWGTGRAVARIPRVGGSGTHRSGQGAFGNMCRGGRMFAPTKTWRRWHVKVNHNEKRYATASAIAASAVTSLVLARGHRVEQVEELPLVVSNEFESVTKTKDAVAVLKAVGANKDIVRVIKSKKLRAGKGKLRNRRWVQKRGPLVVYANDNGITKALRNIPGVDVAHVSRLGLLQLAPGAHLGRFVIWTQAAFESLDSVYGSENTKSVKSGYSLPSNVVSNSDYKSLINSAEIQAVVRPSQEAFTKRALTQKKNPLKNKQVLLRLNPYAKVYSEQKLGSIKVEKKKAKPSKGSFTQLLKQ; encoded by the coding sequence ATGTCCACCCGTCCTCAAGTTTCTATTGTCTCCGCCAAGGGCGAGAAGACCTCGTCTCAGTTGCCTCTCCCAGCTGTTTTCAACGCTCCTATCAGAGCCGACCTTGTCCACTCTGTCTTCGTTAGAGtgaacaagaacaagagacAGGCCTACGCTGTCTCTGAGAAGGCTGGTCACCAGACCTCCGCTGAGTCTTGGGGTACCGGTAGAGCTGTTGCCAGAATTCCAAGAGTTGGCGGTTCCGGTACTCACCGTTCCGGTCAGGGTGCTTTCGGTAACATGTGTAGAGGCGGTCGTATGTTCGCTCCTACCAAGACCTGGAGAAGATGGCACGTGAAGGTCAACCACAACGAGAAGCGTTACGCTACCGCCTCTGCCATCGCTGCTTCTGCCGTCACCTCTTTGGTTTTGGCCAGAGGTCACAGAGTTGAGCAGGTCGAGGAGTTGCCTCTTGTTGTGTCCAACGAGTTCGAGTCTGTTACCAAGACCAAGGACGCCGTTGCTGTGTTGAAGGCTGTTGGTGCCAACAAGGACATTGTTAGAGTtatcaagtccaagaagttgagagCCGGTAAGGGTAAGTTGAGAAACAGAAGATGGGTCCAGAAGAGAGGTCCATTGGTTGTTTACGCCAACGACAATGGTATCACCAAGGCCTTGAGAAACATCCCAGGTGTCGACGTTGCCCACGTTTCCCGTTTGGGCTTGTTGCAGTTGGCTCCTGGTGCTCACTTGGGTAGATTTGTCATCTGGACCCAGGCTGCTTTCGAGTCCTTGGACTCTGTGTACGGCTCTGAGAACACCAAATCTGTCAAGTCTGGCTACTCCTTGCCATCCAACGTTGTGTCCAACAGCGACTACAAgtccttgatcaactctGCTGAGATCCAGGCTGTTGTCAGACCATCCCAGGAGGCCTTCACCAAGAGAGCTCTCacccagaagaagaacccattgaagaacaagcAGGTGTTGTTGAGATTGAACCCATACGCCAAGGTGTACTCTGAGCAGAAGTTGGGTTCCATCAaggttgagaagaagaaggccaagCCATCCAAGGGTTCTTTCACCcagttgttgaagcagtAA
- the RBE1 gene encoding sterol-binding protein → MKYTLLLAAAAHAATITRWHTTTNVLTSSYDTTTISTLPPTTVVVDGNGNTVNAPATSSAVPDTSSTPLPETPTTPTTEATEPATTASSSSSSSSSSSSFSPTWVPTTLSTATSSGTTSSGTTSSGTTSSSSSAAPSLDSFQQEILDETNAKRALHSAPALTWNWTLTEYAANYAKKFDCNNVKLVHSGGPYGENLAAGYDGGKAPVDAWYDEISMYNWNSPGYTEATGHFTQLIWKDSTQMGCAKVTCDNAWRQYTICEYSPRGNVVGTDSGTTAKFFGANVLKS, encoded by the coding sequence ATGAAATACACTCTCCTTCTAGCAGCCGCTGCGCACGCTGCCACCATCACAAGATGGcacaccaccaccaacgTCCTCACCTCCTCCTACgacaccaccaccatcagCACGTTGCCCCCAACCAccgttgttgttgacggCAATGGCAACACCGTCAATGCACCAGCCACTTCTTCTGCGGTTCCTGACACTTCTTCCACTCCTTTGCCAGAGACCCCAACCACGCCCACAACAGAGGCCACTGAGCCGGCCACCACAGCgtcgtcttcatcgtcgtcgtcatcctcatcttcgtcCTTCTCGCCTACGTGGGTGCCTACAACTTTGTCCACCGCGACTTCCTCAGGTACTACTTCCTCAGGCACGACTTCCTCAGGCACCACCTCCTCGAGCTCCAGCGCCGCGCCTTCGCTCGACTCGTTCCAGCAGGAAATCTTGGACGAAACCAACGCTAAGAGAGCGCTCCACTCGGCCCCCGCGCTCACCTGGAACTGGACTTTGACTGAGTACGCAGCCAACTACGCTAAAAAATTTGACTGCAACAACGTCAAATTGGTCCACTCCGGTGGGCCATACGGAGAAAATTTGGCTGCCGGGTACGACGGCGGCAAAGCTCCCGTGGATGCTTGGTACGATGAGATTTCCATGTACAACTGGAACAGCCCTGGCTACACCGAAGCCACCGGCCACTTCACCCAGCTTATCTGGAAGGACTCCACCCAGATGGGCTGCGCGAAGGTTACCTGCGATAACGCATGGCGCCAGTACACGATTTGCGAGTACTCGCCTAGAGGCAACGTGGTGGGCACCGACAGTGGGACCACCGCCAAGTTCTTCGGTGCCAACGTGTTGAAATCGTAG